The region ACCCGACGGGTCTGACCCCGAATCTTTTCCACAAAGCATCCAGACCCTGCTAATCTGCCGGCATGGGAATGCAAAATAAAACAGGCTTGATATTGACGGGAGGAGGCGCCCGTGCCGCCTACCAGGTGGGCGTGCTGCAGGCGATTTCGGCGATACTGTGGGAAGCGGGCTGGGCGCCGGCGCGCAACCCGTTCGACATCATCTGCGGCACCTCGGCTGGCGCCATCAACGCCACGGCGCTGGCCTGCCGCGCCGACAATTTCGGCGAAGGTGTGCAAAAGCTGCTCGACGTGTGGCAGCACATCGAAGTCGAGCAAGTCTACCGCGCCGACTCGCTGGGCGTGATCCGCTCGGGCGCGCGCTGGCTGTCGTTGCTGTCGTTCGGCTGGCTGCTGCGCCAGTGGCATGCGTCGCCGCCCAGTTCCCTGCTCGACAATACTCCGCTGGTCAGCCTGCTGCACCGCATGCTCGACCTGCCGCGCCTGGACGCGGCCCTGGCCGACGGCTTGCTGCATGCGCTGGCCGTGACGGCGTCGTCGTATTCGGGCAGCCGCCACATGACGTTTTACCAGACTGCTGAGGATATCGCGCCATGGGTGCGCACGCAGCGCCTGGCCCTGCCGGACCAGATCGGCGTGGAGCACTTGCTCGCCTCGGCCGCCATCCCCTTCATCTTCCCCGCCGTGCCCCTGTACGTGGGCGGCCAGCGCGAATACTGCGG is a window of Janthinobacterium rivuli DNA encoding:
- a CDS encoding patatin-like phospholipase family protein — encoded protein: MGMQNKTGLILTGGGARAAYQVGVLQAISAILWEAGWAPARNPFDIICGTSAGAINATALACRADNFGEGVQKLLDVWQHIEVEQVYRADSLGVIRSGARWLSLLSFGWLLRQWHASPPSSLLDNTPLVSLLHRMLDLPRLDAALADGLLHALAVTASSYSGSRHMTFYQTAEDIAPWVRTQRLALPDQIGVEHLLASAAIPFIFPAVPLYVGGQREYCGDGSMRQLAPISPAIHLGANKVLVVGAGRMTEPAPAASEAARYPSLAQIAGHALSSIFLDGLAVDIERLNRINLTLSMLPPELLGKTALRPVELLVIAPSERLDAIASRHIGSLPRPIRTMLSGIGAAEARGAALASYLLFESTYTNELIRLGQRDTQARKDDVLAFFGS